In the Candidatus Electrothrix sp. GW3-4 genome, one interval contains:
- a CDS encoding response regulator, with amino-acid sequence MSVGAIKLPRWSNTGITVKFSLAFMLLLILIIMTASTGYLSLTIIKKAEQQIKHCARVEQLVQEMGRAVEQARRLHCEFLQFYSTLGLSKAHEHYAQPAARKSAQAILLSMSLQEELSRPEVTETIQLEKININLYLSAAKRFADTSIETVQLITERAAPQLGLEAQLEQISLDLLKETAPSPSQALLLTNALLHSKDYLVSRQRSDMQSAFNILYDLRNTITTENSQSPQDKGNLYEDIEQFQSTAEHLLDLDLKIRAKLNDLSLQEQIISPLSEELLNQANQQLARARKKIDHIRQQAIWFMIAIGLFAVFATLFIATLLHKNITGKIIKLTQAADAFRTGKIDIVFPSNAHPSPSASASASGEGQQSMKGDWATPRNHRYLHITGQDELAILASTFNLMTTRIRDLINDLEQEGKRSESFYRSLFDHSSSGVAVYEPVDNGNDFIFRDINKAGEEMDKVSRDALLGRRITETFPAVEAFGLLEILRRVDRTGEPDILCPVTQYNDGRVIGWRENRVYKLPTGEVVAVYTDVTKEKELEAEKQCVEAELQRAQKMEAIGLLAGGVAHDLNNILSGIIGYPELLLMRLPQDSPLRRPIEVIQKSGERAAAVVADLLTVARGVAGVREPTQLNAIILEYLDSPEFFRLQELHNEIEYQHDLATNLPLISCSPIHIKKCIMNLVHNGAEAVNEKGKISLATCLEIPHKTTISTHGLLHEEYVAFRVCDTGPGILQEDLKHIFEPFYSKKKMGRSGTGLGLTVVWNTMEDHNGAVIVTSNRRGTTFTLYFPVSKEKEVKNPAQPECSGTPSGRGEIVLVIDDEPVQRDLAKNLLKELGYRVETAQSGEEAVTMLQDKTVDLLLLDMLMEPGINGCQTYEQILKIHPNQRAIIVSGFSESEEAKRAYQLGAALFLNKPYSLKKLGCAVHEVLTDRVS; translated from the coding sequence ATGAGCGTGGGAGCAATAAAATTGCCGAGATGGAGCAATACCGGGATAACCGTGAAGTTCAGCTTGGCCTTTATGCTGCTTCTGATCCTCATTATCATGACCGCATCAACGGGATATCTTTCCCTGACTATTATCAAAAAAGCAGAGCAACAGATCAAACACTGTGCTCGGGTGGAGCAACTCGTGCAGGAGATGGGTCGTGCTGTGGAACAGGCCCGGAGACTCCACTGTGAATTTCTCCAGTTCTACTCAACACTCGGCCTCTCTAAGGCCCATGAACACTATGCCCAGCCCGCTGCCAGAAAAAGTGCCCAGGCAATTTTGCTCAGCATGTCCCTGCAAGAAGAGCTCTCCCGACCAGAGGTTACTGAAACGATCCAGCTGGAAAAGATAAACATTAATCTCTATCTCTCCGCAGCAAAGCGCTTTGCCGATACCTCCATTGAAACAGTCCAGCTCATCACTGAGCGGGCTGCACCTCAGCTGGGACTAGAGGCCCAACTGGAGCAGATTTCTCTTGACCTACTGAAAGAAACAGCCCCGTCCCCAAGCCAGGCCTTATTACTGACCAATGCCCTCCTCCATTCCAAAGATTATCTTGTCAGTCGGCAAAGATCGGACATGCAATCTGCCTTTAACATCCTCTATGACCTCCGCAATACCATTACGACAGAGAACTCCCAGTCACCCCAAGATAAGGGAAATCTGTATGAAGATATCGAACAATTTCAATCAACAGCTGAACACCTCCTTGACCTTGATCTTAAAATACGAGCAAAGCTTAATGACCTTTCTCTCCAAGAGCAGATCATTTCCCCTCTTTCTGAAGAGTTACTGAATCAAGCAAATCAACAGCTTGCGCGGGCGAGAAAAAAAATTGATCACATCAGACAACAGGCTATCTGGTTTATGATAGCTATCGGGCTCTTTGCCGTGTTCGCTACCCTGTTCATTGCCACCCTGCTCCATAAAAATATTACCGGAAAAATCATCAAATTGACCCAAGCAGCTGATGCATTCAGGACAGGCAAGATCGATATCGTCTTTCCGAGTAACGCCCATCCCTCTCCCTCTGCCTCTGCCTCTGCCTCTGGGGAGGGACAACAAAGCATGAAAGGTGACTGGGCAACTCCAAGGAATCATCGCTACTTGCATATAACGGGTCAGGATGAGTTGGCAATCCTGGCCTCCACCTTCAACCTCATGACCACCCGTATCCGGGACCTCATCAACGATCTTGAACAAGAAGGAAAACGAAGTGAATCCTTTTATCGGAGCCTGTTCGATCACTCCAGCAGTGGCGTTGCTGTCTATGAGCCTGTCGATAATGGAAACGACTTTATCTTTCGGGATATCAACAAGGCAGGTGAGGAAATGGATAAGGTCAGCCGTGACGCCTTGCTTGGCAGACGAATCACCGAGACCTTCCCTGCGGTTGAAGCATTCGGTCTTCTTGAGATCTTGCGCCGAGTCGACCGAACAGGAGAGCCGGACATCCTTTGCCCTGTCACTCAGTATAATGATGGACGTGTCATCGGCTGGCGAGAGAATCGTGTCTATAAACTCCCCACAGGGGAGGTCGTTGCAGTGTATACAGATGTCACCAAAGAAAAAGAGCTTGAAGCGGAGAAGCAATGTGTTGAGGCTGAACTCCAGCGGGCCCAGAAAATGGAGGCCATAGGCCTGCTGGCCGGAGGGGTTGCCCATGACCTGAACAATATTCTCTCAGGCATCATAGGATATCCTGAACTGTTACTGATGCGCCTTCCGCAAGACAGCCCGCTGAGGCGGCCAATAGAGGTCATTCAAAAATCCGGGGAACGAGCCGCAGCTGTGGTTGCTGACCTGTTAACTGTGGCCCGAGGGGTAGCTGGTGTCCGAGAACCCACTCAACTGAACGCCATTATTCTTGAGTATCTTGATTCACCTGAGTTTTTTAGGCTCCAGGAGTTGCATAACGAGATTGAATACCAACATGACCTGGCAACCAATTTACCCCTCATCTCCTGTTCTCCTATCCATATCAAAAAATGTATTATGAACCTGGTGCATAATGGGGCAGAGGCCGTCAACGAGAAAGGTAAAATTTCCCTTGCAACTTGTCTCGAAATTCCTCACAAGACCACAATCAGCACCCACGGGCTCCTGCACGAGGAATATGTGGCATTCCGAGTCTGTGATACAGGACCAGGCATTCTCCAAGAGGACCTTAAGCATATTTTTGAACCCTTTTACAGCAAGAAAAAGATGGGACGAAGCGGCACCGGTCTGGGCCTGACTGTGGTATGGAATACCATGGAAGACCATAACGGGGCTGTAATAGTGACAAGCAACCGCAGGGGAACAACCTTTACCCTCTACTTTCCTGTAAGCAAGGAAAAAGAAGTGAAAAATCCTGCTCAGCCGGAATGCAGTGGAACGCCTTCCGGCCGTGGTGAGATCGTCCTCGTGATTGACGATGAGCCAGTGCAGAGGGATCTTGCAAAGAATCTACTGAAAGAACTCGGTTACCGGGTCGAGACTGCACAATCAGGCGAGGAAGCCGTTACCATGCTCCAAGATAAAACAGTTGACCTGCTTCTTCTTGACATGCTCATGGAACCAGGTATCAACGGCTGTCAGACCTATGAGCAGATTCTCAAAATCCATCCCAACCAGCGGGCAATCATAGTCAGTGGCTTTTCTGAGAGCGAAGAGGCCAAAAGGGCGTATCAACTCGGGGCAGCACTTTTCCTGAACAAGCCCTACTCTTTGAAGAAATTGGGCTGTGCTGTCCATGAGGTATTAACTGACAGGGTCAGCTAA
- a CDS encoding M48 family metallopeptidase has translation MYPPPEYRPGLPEQNDNISHNHPLKEFAVLLAGVMVFLLLAVWSLGLLVDWAAGVISPEMEAVIFSSMQFSGATVFDKKQDDPRRVELQRLVDALGRCNEVGYPLQVRMAQSNDANAFAFPGGRIIVLEGLLDKVCSENGLAFVLAHEMAHFKHRDHLRAMGRGLVFTSLSALLTGAGSDLTKLIAPALGMGQARYSQEREALADRQALETLNCFYGHVGGATEFFVAMQEEVGEQGRGIGRYFASHPEAVQRINALRSLTRASGFAVQAPAPLPTTLASASPQ, from the coding sequence ATGTATCCGCCCCCGGAATACAGGCCTGGCCTGCCGGAGCAGAACGATAATATTTCCCATAATCATCCTCTCAAGGAGTTTGCTGTCCTGCTCGCCGGGGTAATGGTTTTTCTTTTGCTCGCTGTCTGGAGTCTGGGACTGCTTGTTGATTGGGCAGCGGGCGTTATCTCGCCGGAGATGGAGGCCGTCATTTTCTCCTCAATGCAGTTTTCCGGGGCGACGGTGTTCGATAAAAAACAAGATGATCCTCGTCGGGTGGAACTGCAACGATTGGTGGATGCACTGGGCCGTTGCAACGAGGTTGGTTATCCCTTGCAGGTCCGTATGGCACAATCCAACGATGCCAATGCCTTTGCCTTTCCTGGCGGGCGGATTATTGTCTTGGAGGGGCTGTTAGATAAGGTTTGTTCGGAAAACGGGCTCGCCTTTGTTCTTGCCCATGAGATGGCGCATTTTAAACACAGAGATCATCTGCGGGCTATGGGGCGTGGGCTGGTCTTTACCTCCCTATCGGCTCTGCTGACCGGGGCCGGTTCTGACCTCACCAAGCTCATTGCCCCGGCCTTGGGGATGGGGCAGGCTCGATATTCCCAGGAGCGGGAGGCTCTGGCCGACAGGCAGGCCCTTGAGACCTTGAACTGCTTCTATGGACATGTGGGTGGGGCAACCGAGTTCTTTGTAGCTATGCAGGAGGAGGTTGGAGAGCAGGGCAGGGGGATCGGGAGATATTTTGCCAGTCATCCAGAAGCCGTGCAGCGAATCAACGCGCTGCGCAGTTTAACCAGAGCATCAGGATTTGCTGTGCAGGCACCTGCGCCTTTGCCGACAACGCTTGCATCTGCTTCTCCTCAGTGA
- a CDS encoding heavy metal-binding domain-containing protein, with amino-acid sequence MDALIQLIFFFTLLIAGYVFGKIAEKRHYRSIMERERQWMQIPTTSGRHILVTDREVKQVQLATGSVVISVDYFKRIVAGLRNIFGGNVQSYETLVDRARREAVLRMKESCPQADQIINLRLETSSISKGKKNQVGAVEVLAYGTAVYLSPAATDPAATATAS; translated from the coding sequence ATGGACGCGCTTATTCAGCTGATATTTTTCTTCACCTTGTTGATTGCAGGCTATGTCTTTGGCAAGATCGCGGAAAAAAGGCATTATCGTTCCATTATGGAGCGGGAAAGGCAGTGGATGCAGATCCCAACTACCTCGGGGCGTCATATTTTGGTTACGGACAGGGAGGTGAAACAGGTGCAGTTGGCCACTGGCAGCGTGGTTATCTCTGTGGATTATTTCAAACGGATTGTTGCCGGGCTGAGGAATATTTTCGGAGGAAATGTCCAGTCCTACGAGACCTTGGTTGATCGGGCCAGAAGAGAGGCCGTGCTGCGGATGAAGGAATCCTGCCCCCAAGCTGATCAGATTATCAATCTGCGTTTGGAGACATCCTCTATTTCCAAGGGAAAGAAGAATCAGGTGGGCGCGGTGGAGGTTTTGGCCTATGGCACGGCCGTGTACCTGTCTCCTGCCGCAACAGATCCTGCTGCAACAGCAACGGCTTCCTGA
- a CDS encoding YbjQ family protein encodes MLLTNTEEIPGKRITAFYGLVSGSTVRAKHAGRDIMAGLKNIFGGELKGYTELLQESRDEAIRRMKAQAKQLGANAVVNVRFSTSSVAAGAAEIYVYGTAVSVE; translated from the coding sequence ATGTTACTCACCAATACAGAAGAGATTCCTGGGAAACGTATTACAGCCTTTTATGGCCTTGTTTCCGGGAGCACGGTCAGGGCAAAGCATGCAGGCCGTGATATCATGGCCGGACTCAAGAATATCTTTGGTGGAGAGCTGAAAGGCTATACTGAACTCCTCCAGGAATCCAGGGATGAGGCGATCAGGCGGATGAAGGCCCAGGCCAAACAGCTTGGTGCCAATGCGGTGGTTAATGTCCGTTTTTCTACATCTTCAGTGGCCGCCGGTGCTGCTGAGATCTATGTGTACGGCACCGCCGTGTCTGTGGAGTAA
- a CDS encoding PAS domain S-box protein — protein MAKSRKLAIEQFLSKLEQTSWQITSHTKTLEKLQQYNQGEVSLQEFADLSRPILEDALHLSQEAVGCLRFDKNGEPIVQAGLPIPASFQVLPRGEKAEVRMYGPVSIDHELYLIVTTPIFDRNKTQVGTDLVLFQLAELKTIVQDHTGPGKSEKTILGVVDNKGQVRVFFPLEKMAKGSAGYVNLNSPIGSAMEQATHLSRDEYRLLRPSFDRSQVFAYSPIAEINNWAIVVQMDAQELYAPFKRQVITLCFVIFILLVLGTLGTILLLRPWDKKILIHTEKLEFANQQLVPEIEERKQAETVLRDSEERSHTLIQKVPTAIVLHDDQGQILASNPMAQQLLGLSEDQLLGRALIDPNWHFLREDRSVMPLAEYPVSRALASQQPLRDYVVGICRPDQDEITWVLTNAEPDYDNAGEIALIIVSFIDISKRKQVEEALQDSKRRLTEAQHLAHLGSWELNLTNNMLTWSDETFQIFEINQKKFGATYEALLEAIHPDDREAVNSLYTNSLKNKTPYSIDHRLLFPDGRIKYVHEQCETFYDGEIPVRSIGTVQDITEGKLTEEALHRLNRELRAISDCNQLLMRADNEQTLLNEICRIICNETDYRMAWVGYAKKDKEKSVRPVAWAGVEEGYLATVNITWADTERGRGPTGTTIRTGESSCIQDCTAAPKAGPWRKEILPRGCRSSIALPLKDENAVPFGALCIYSMEPNTFTPDENRLLEELAGDLAFGIISLRTRAELKKAVEALQENQKLLLEAQQMAHIGNWWHDLITGELYWSDEFFRILGIEPQKPTNELAVTLIHPDDLPILQKAMEKSVAGKMEHEHEFRIIRPDGEIRWIHNHWFRINDKKGKEIKRIGTHQDITERKRHDAINVARLHLTQFAATHSKDELLEETLKQAEKLTGSFIGFYHFVAADQTTLTLQSWSARTKAEFCTAEGKGLHYSIAEAGVWVECVRLGKPVIHNDCASLPHRKGMPEGHAQVIRELVVPVMRDEKIQAILGVGNKATDYTEKDQEALALLADLTWEVVERKRAEEKILWSEQRLRLHSEQSPLGFLEWDVNFRAVEWNAACERIFGYTREEAVGQQAKDLILPPEMHELGNDIYQNLMNQASGQHSINENITKDGRIIICEWFNTTLIDKDGKPIGVASVCRDISEQKRMEQKLIAQEQEYRTLIENVPDFIVRYDLDLRRIYVNPSLEKASGLAAGEVIGMTPVNIPKVSRPTVIAYKEKLRQTITTGNKQRAEFSWVNTAGEKLVLDYLMVPEFDPKGKICGVLSVGHDITERKQTEESIRRLSQVVEQSPVSVIITDLSGKIEFVNEKFSQLTGYTAEEALGQNPKILQSGETPVEEYHQLWQTISSGGVWQGEFHNRKKNGELFWEHATVFAIRTADNLITHYAAVKEDITEQKILEEQLRQIQKMEAVGQLAGGVAHDFNNMLGVIIGYTELALLKTTQDTSLRQDLEQILAASHRSAEITQQLLAFARKQTIAPKVLHLNETIEGTLKLLRRLIGEDIDLVWQPGAKLWAIRMDPVQIDQILANLCVNARDAITSIGRVTIETHNVELDETYCAQHQGFLAGAYVLLAVSDTGKGMDKAMVDKIFEPFFTTKGLGKGTGLGLSTVYGIVKQNGGVINVYSEPGHGSIFKIYLPRHRLETEQTAKEDRKAPVIRGSETILLVEDEVAVLDLTKRILEKLGYTVLSSLTPSQAIPIATEHSSAIHLLITDVIMPEMTGQELANNLTSLCPSLKCLFMSGYTGNVIAHHGVLDEGVNFIQKPFSMQELGVKIREALDK, from the coding sequence GTGGCAAAAAGCAGAAAGCTGGCGATAGAACAATTCCTGAGCAAGCTGGAGCAGACAAGCTGGCAGATCACCAGCCACACCAAGACCCTTGAAAAACTTCAACAATATAATCAAGGAGAAGTGAGCCTGCAAGAATTCGCTGACTTGAGCAGGCCCATCCTGGAGGATGCCTTACATCTCTCCCAAGAAGCGGTGGGATGCCTCCGTTTCGACAAAAACGGAGAACCCATCGTCCAGGCCGGACTACCTATACCGGCATCTTTCCAGGTACTGCCCAGGGGAGAGAAGGCCGAAGTGAGGATGTATGGGCCCGTCTCTATAGACCATGAGCTTTATCTCATAGTCACCACCCCGATATTTGATCGGAACAAGACGCAGGTTGGTACAGATCTTGTTCTCTTTCAACTTGCCGAGCTGAAAACAATTGTTCAGGATCATACCGGCCCCGGGAAAAGCGAAAAAACAATCCTGGGGGTGGTCGATAATAAAGGACAGGTTCGGGTCTTTTTTCCTCTGGAAAAAATGGCAAAAGGATCTGCTGGTTATGTTAACCTCAACTCGCCCATCGGCTCGGCTATGGAGCAGGCCACTCATCTGAGCCGGGACGAGTACAGGTTGCTTCGCCCTTCCTTTGATCGTTCTCAGGTCTTCGCTTATAGCCCTATTGCCGAGATCAACAACTGGGCGATAGTGGTACAGATGGATGCCCAAGAGCTTTATGCCCCCTTCAAACGGCAGGTAATAACTCTTTGTTTCGTTATTTTCATCTTGCTCGTGCTGGGTACTCTGGGAACAATTTTATTGCTGCGCCCTTGGGACAAAAAAATACTTATTCATACAGAGAAATTAGAGTTTGCTAACCAACAACTGGTCCCCGAAATCGAAGAACGTAAGCAGGCAGAAACGGTACTGCGAGACAGCGAGGAGAGGTCCCACACGCTGATCCAAAAAGTCCCGACGGCCATCGTGCTCCATGACGACCAGGGCCAAATCCTGGCCAGCAACCCTATGGCCCAGCAGCTGCTCGGCCTTTCTGAAGATCAACTCCTCGGCAGGGCCTTGATTGATCCTAACTGGCATTTTCTGCGAGAGGATCGGTCTGTTATGCCTTTGGCAGAGTATCCGGTCAGTCGGGCACTTGCCTCGCAGCAGCCGCTCAGGGATTATGTGGTGGGTATCTGTCGGCCAGATCAGGATGAGATCACCTGGGTTTTAACGAATGCCGAACCAGATTACGATAATGCTGGCGAAATAGCCCTAATTATCGTGTCTTTTATTGATATTAGCAAGCGCAAGCAGGTAGAGGAGGCCCTGCAAGACAGCAAACGCAGACTGACAGAGGCCCAGCACCTGGCCCATCTTGGCAGTTGGGAATTGAACTTGACAAATAATATGCTGACCTGGTCCGATGAAACCTTTCAGATATTCGAAATTAACCAGAAAAAATTTGGCGCCACCTATGAAGCCTTGCTGGAGGCAATCCATCCTGATGACCGCGAGGCGGTCAATTCCTTGTATACAAACTCCCTAAAAAACAAGACCCCCTACAGCATCGACCATCGTCTCCTTTTTCCTGATGGACGGATCAAATATGTCCATGAGCAGTGTGAGACCTTCTACGATGGCGAGATCCCCGTCCGCTCCATAGGAACCGTACAGGACATCACGGAAGGCAAACTGACTGAAGAGGCCCTGCACCGCCTCAATCGCGAACTGCGTGCCATCAGTGACTGCAACCAGCTCTTGATGCGGGCCGATAACGAGCAGACCTTGCTCAACGAAATCTGTCGCATTATCTGTAATGAAACCGACTACCGTATGGCCTGGGTAGGATATGCGAAAAAGGATAAAGAGAAAAGCGTACGCCCAGTTGCCTGGGCCGGGGTGGAAGAGGGATATCTCGCCACCGTCAACATCACCTGGGCCGACACGGAACGTGGACGCGGCCCCACTGGCACCACCATTCGTACAGGGGAGAGTAGCTGTATCCAGGACTGCACGGCTGCCCCCAAGGCTGGCCCTTGGCGAAAGGAGATCTTGCCACGAGGCTGTCGTTCCAGCATCGCCCTGCCCCTCAAGGATGAAAACGCTGTCCCTTTTGGCGCCTTGTGTATTTATTCCATGGAGCCGAATACCTTTACCCCGGATGAAAACCGGCTCTTGGAAGAACTGGCTGGCGATCTGGCCTTTGGCATCATCTCCCTGCGCACACGCGCAGAGCTAAAGAAAGCTGTGGAGGCGTTGCAAGAAAACCAGAAGTTACTGCTAGAAGCGCAGCAAATGGCGCACATCGGCAATTGGTGGCATGATCTGATTACAGGAGAACTATATTGGTCAGACGAATTCTTCAGGATCCTTGGAATAGAACCACAGAAACCCACAAATGAACTGGCTGTCACTTTAATCCATCCCGACGACTTGCCTATCCTACAAAAGGCTATGGAAAAATCAGTCGCTGGCAAGATGGAACATGAACACGAGTTTCGGATTATCAGGCCGGATGGTGAAATTCGCTGGATCCATAACCATTGGTTCAGGATAAACGACAAAAAAGGCAAAGAAATAAAGCGGATCGGAACACACCAGGACATTACCGAACGCAAGCGTCATGATGCAATCAATGTGGCCCGCCTGCACCTTACCCAGTTTGCAGCAACTCATTCCAAGGATGAATTGCTTGAGGAAACCCTGAAGCAAGCAGAGAAGCTGACAGGCAGCTTTATTGGTTTTTATCATTTTGTTGCAGCCGATCAAACAACGCTCACGCTCCAGAGCTGGTCTGCCAGAACCAAGGCAGAATTCTGCACGGCAGAAGGGAAAGGATTACATTACTCAATAGCGGAAGCAGGGGTATGGGTTGAGTGTGTCCGTCTGGGCAAGCCGGTCATTCATAATGACTGTGCTTCACTTCCTCATCGTAAGGGCATGCCGGAGGGGCATGCTCAAGTCATCCGCGAGCTTGTTGTGCCGGTCATGCGGGATGAAAAAATACAGGCAATCCTCGGTGTCGGCAACAAGGCAACAGATTATACTGAAAAAGACCAGGAGGCCCTTGCACTGCTTGCTGACCTTACCTGGGAAGTTGTTGAACGAAAACGGGCCGAGGAAAAGATACTCTGGTCAGAGCAGCGCTTACGTCTGCACAGTGAGCAGTCTCCGTTGGGTTTTTTGGAATGGGATGTGAATTTCCGGGCAGTTGAGTGGAATGCCGCCTGCGAACGGATCTTTGGTTACACCAGGGAAGAGGCTGTGGGCCAACAAGCAAAAGATCTCATCCTGCCCCCGGAGATGCATGAGTTAGGTAACGATATTTATCAGAACCTGATGAACCAGGCCAGTGGCCAACACAGCATCAACGAGAATATCACCAAGGATGGCCGCATCATCATCTGTGAGTGGTTCAATACAACGCTGATCGACAAAGACGGAAAGCCTATTGGCGTCGCCTCGGTATGCAGGGACATCAGCGAGCAAAAGCGGATGGAACAGAAATTGATCGCCCAGGAACAGGAGTACCGGACCCTGATTGAGAATGTGCCAGACTTCATCGTCCGCTATGACTTGGATTTGCGGAGAATCTATGTCAATCCATCCTTGGAAAAGGCCAGCGGCCTGGCCGCCGGGGAAGTCATCGGGATGACTCCTGTTAATATCCCCAAAGTCTCCAGGCCTACTGTCATAGCCTATAAAGAGAAACTCCGGCAAACGATAACAACCGGAAACAAGCAGAGAGCAGAGTTCTCTTGGGTCAATACTGCGGGTGAAAAACTCGTCCTGGACTATCTCATGGTGCCGGAGTTCGATCCAAAGGGCAAGATATGTGGCGTCTTGTCCGTAGGGCACGACATCACTGAACGCAAACAGACAGAGGAATCCATCCGCAGGCTTTCTCAGGTCGTCGAGCAAAGCCCTGTCTCTGTCATAATCACGGATCTTTCCGGAAAAATCGAGTTTGTTAATGAAAAATTCAGCCAATTGACCGGCTACACTGCAGAGGAAGCCCTGGGCCAGAATCCAAAAATCCTTCAATCCGGTGAAACACCTGTTGAGGAATACCATCAGCTGTGGCAGACCATCAGTTCGGGCGGTGTCTGGCAGGGGGAATTCCACAACCGCAAAAAGAACGGCGAGTTATTCTGGGAGCATGCCACTGTCTTTGCGATCAGAACAGCGGATAATCTCATCACCCATTATGCAGCGGTCAAGGAGGACATCACTGAACAAAAAATACTCGAAGAGCAGCTCCGACAAATCCAGAAGATGGAGGCGGTCGGACAACTGGCTGGTGGTGTTGCCCATGATTTTAACAACATGCTTGGAGTCATCATCGGCTATACAGAGTTGGCCCTGCTCAAGACCACCCAGGATACTTCGCTGCGCCAAGATCTTGAACAAATCCTGGCAGCGAGTCATCGTTCAGCGGAAATCACCCAGCAGTTGCTGGCATTTGCCCGCAAACAGACGATTGCGCCCAAAGTCCTTCACCTCAACGAGACGATTGAGGGGACGCTCAAACTGCTCAGGCGCCTGATCGGTGAAGATATCGATTTGGTTTGGCAGCCAGGGGCGAAACTCTGGGCAATCAGGATGGATCCTGTTCAGATTGATCAGATTCTCGCCAACCTCTGCGTCAACGCCAGAGATGCGATTACCAGCATCGGCAGGGTCACGATCGAAACGCACAACGTCGAGCTGGACGAGACCTACTGTGCCCAACATCAGGGTTTTCTTGCAGGGGCGTATGTCTTGCTGGCAGTGAGTGATACGGGGAAGGGGATGGATAAAGCGATGGTAGATAAAATTTTCGAGCCTTTTTTCACCACCAAAGGCCTGGGTAAGGGGACAGGATTGGGTTTATCCACGGTCTACGGCATCGTCAAGCAGAATGGCGGCGTTATCAATGTGTACAGCGAACCAGGACATGGCTCAATCTTCAAAATTTATTTGCCCCGACATCGTCTCGAGACGGAACAGACAGCCAAAGAAGACCGCAAGGCCCCCGTCATTCGGGGATCAGAGACGATTCTGCTCGTTGAGGATGAAGTTGCAGTTCTGGATCTGACCAAACGGATCCTGGAAAAATTAGGATATACGGTATTGAGCTCCTTAACACCAAGTCAGGCAATCCCTATTGCAACAGAACATTCCTCTGCGATTCACCTCCTCATAACAGATGTGATCATGCCTGAGATGACAGGGCAGGAGCTTGCGAACAACCTCACATCCCTATGCCCGTCGCTCAAATGTCTGTTCATGTCCGGTTATACGGGCAATGTTATCGCCCATCATGGTGTTCTGGATGAAGGTGTCAATTTTATTCAAAAGCCTTTCTCAATGCAGGAATTAGGGGTAAAGATCCGTGAAGCATTGGACAAATAA